A genome region from Gigantopelta aegis isolate Gae_Host chromosome 3, Gae_host_genome, whole genome shotgun sequence includes the following:
- the LOC121369143 gene encoding LOW QUALITY PROTEIN: uncharacterized protein LOC121369143 (The sequence of the model RefSeq protein was modified relative to this genomic sequence to represent the inferred CDS: deleted 1 base in 1 codon), producing the protein MASKGYPKWLLNCKEDITKSKEWNSFLHELHDAIQQQLTESHVQYFTDLSDAEKELFMQRATKAIEGGSMFRTLFGKVSTLMDQYLNEDVARQLMEEYPLDTKSDLIIEGAEEGAVSLLRRWPEMKVKLHICLNQPLPANIRALGWRLYLNNPKFRKTYVDILNGNPRSAISPLDLEISQKCEQLLNTEPTLSDLKGSVGAFYGMKAVLSYHHTRMRTKSRLRDIDYMLVVPFVLVALPNLSRREPAPGRIVAQMVEEYLVYLDSRPGYVIDSGSEMHNEEMKGFVDKVGGHLQTLYPDVSRMISKTYVPAKEKIVATEKGSQALLNEGLTGLIRPLIRTMFVGYLKSETLLFVWDQYVIGLDVAGFSNEWLAVITATIFGLLADKLQDAQSPSALENVLMKECPRLTVSQFQYEIKRHHYRDLYAMLTHDQKAAMPVLDPTQAENPPWRHWHNDLIPPYTKPQDRRKAREEREAERERLLQQQREAEQAKRDLDDKERKEEEDEYMQVVAAERARLEQERIQLEDQLHEERRRRLEAEQRAEEELQRLRMEVETLKRQKPKSPAPSVYSVASYMSRVLLPPPPTPASHISSLPVIQEMHTPSRQQTPADQTDTFMFDFIRRMRISMDKIAHGEGSDSEVLNRATEGYVRQNIEDLKKAQYEVFGKRLNPGEFELMTPQQQQEASDKMMQLIQRWREDRRAVELGI; encoded by the exons ATGGCGTCAAAAGGTTATCCCAAGTGGTTATTAAACTGTAAAGAAGATATTACGAAGTCAAag GAGTGGAACTCATTTCTGCATGAACTTCATGATGCGATTCAGCAGCAACTCACAGAGAGCCATGTCCAGTATTTCACCGACCTGTCTGATGCAGAGAAAGAGTTGTTCATGCAGAGGGCAACTAAAGCAATTGAAGGAG GCAGTATGTTTCGAACGTTGTTTGGCAAAGTTTCCACCCTGATGGACCAGTACCTGAATGAAGATGTGGCCAGACAGTTGATGGAGGAATATCCGCTGGATACAAAATCTGACCTGATCATTGAAGGGGCGGAAGAAGGCGCGGTCAGCTTGCTGCGACGATGGCCGGAAATGAAAGTGAAACTACACATCTGTTTGAACCAGCCCCTCCCTGCAAATATCCGGGCACTTGGCTGGAGGCTGTACCTCAACAATCCCAAAT TTCGTAAGACGTATGTTGACATCCTGAACGGCAATCCGCGCAGTGCAATATCTCCACTAGATCTGGAAATTTCTCAGAAGTGTGAACAGTTACTGAACACAGAACCAACACTTTCAGATCTCAAAGGCTCTGTTG GTGCATTTTACGGCATGAAGGCTGTGTTGTCGTACCACCACACGAGGATGAGAACTAAGAGCAGGCTGCGAGACATTGACTACATGCTGGTCGTACCCTTCGTACTGGTGGCTCTTCCTAACCTCTCCAG GCGAGAACCAGCCCCTGGTAGAATTGTTGCACAGATGGTTGAAGAGTACTTAGTTTACTTGGATTCAAGACCTGGATATGTCATAGACTCTGGATCTGAG ATGCACAATGAGGAAATGAAAGGATTTGTCGACAAAGTTGGA GGTCACCTTCAAACTCTGTATCCAGATGTCAGCAGAATGATTTCTAAGACCTACGTCCCAGCCAAAg AGAAGATAGTGGCCACTGAAAAAGGTTCCCAGGCACTGCTCAATGAAGGACTGACCGGTCTCATCAGACCACTCATCAGAACTATGTTTGTAG GTTATCTGAAAAGCGAGACCTTGCTGTTTGTGTGGGACCAGTATGTCATTGGACTTGACGTAGCTGGGTTTTCTAACGAGTGGCTTGCGGTCATCACAGCAACCATCTTTGGTCTTCTGGCTGACAAGCTGCAGGATGCCCAGAGT CCCTCAGCACTGGAGAATGTTTTGATGAAAGAGTGTCCACGTTTGACTGTATCACAGTTTCAGTATGAG ataaaacgacaccactatcgTGATTTGTATGCAATGCTGACACATGACCAGAAAGCAGCAATGCCAGTACTGGATCCAACACAAG CTGAAAATCCACCTTGGCGTCACTGGCACAATGATCTGATACCTCCGTACACAAAACCGCAAGACAGACGCAAAGCGAGGGAGGAGAGAGAAGCAGAGAGAGAACG ACTTCTTCAGCAGCAGAGAGAGGCAGAACAAGCTAAGAGAGATCTTgatgacaaagaaagaaa GGAGGAGGAGGATGAGTACATGCAGGTGGTTGCGGCGGAGAGAGCGAGACTGGAACAGGAGAGAATACAGCTGGAGGACCAGCTTCACGAG gAAAGAAGGCGTCGTCTTGAAGCAGAGCAGAGAGCAGAGGAAGAACTTCAGAGGTTGCGCATGGAAGTGGAAACCTTGAAGAGACAGAAACCT AAATCCCCAGCACCTTCTGTTTATAGTGTTGCATCATACATGAG TCGTGTACTCTTGCCGCCACCACCGACCCCAGCCTCTCACATTTCGAGTCTTCCAGTGATCCAGGAAATGCACACGCCATCCCGACAACAAACACCCGCTGACCAGACGGACACGTTCATGTTCGACTTCATCAGGAGAATGAGAATCAGCATGGACAAAA TTGCACATGGCGAGGGAAGTGACAGTGAAGTGTTGAACCGAGCTACTGAAGGTTACGTCCGGCAAAACATTGAGGACCTCAAGAAAGCACAG TATGAAGTGTTTGGAAAGCGCCTGAATCCCGGAGAGTTTGAGTTGATGACACCACAGCAACAGCAGGAGGCCAGTGACAAGATGATGCAACTCATTCAACGATGGCGGGAAGACCGGAGGGCGGTCGAACTGGGAATCTAG